The following proteins are encoded in a genomic region of Zea mays cultivar B73 chromosome 9, Zm-B73-REFERENCE-NAM-5.0, whole genome shotgun sequence:
- the LOC100191721 gene encoding liguleless narrow1, producing MVKLRSAAIRRSLLDSLWRRSSSDLPLMDLASILAATDNFSKANKLGEGGFGPVYRGVLSGGSEIAVKRLSARSRQGAAEFRNEVELIAKLQHRNLVRLLGWCAEREEKLLVYEYLPNRSLDAFLFDPSKSAQLGWSTRHNVILGIARGLLYLHEDSLLKVVHRDLKASNVLLDHKMSPKISDFGMAKIFEDDSDAINTGRVVGTYGYMAPEFALDGVFSVKSDVFSFGVLLLEILSGQRNGALYLEEHQQSLIQDAWKLWSEDRAAEFMDQSLGRSYSKDEAWRCYHVGLLCVQEDPDVRPTMSNVLLMLISDHTKLPEPAMPPLFARLRNISLLAPPLTTKTESTTSPLSINDVSITMIEPR from the exons ATGGTGAAACTGCGCTCTGCTG CCATCCGGAGATCCCTGCTGGACAGCCTATGGCGGCGGTCGAGCTCGGACCTGCCGCTCATGGACCTCGCCTCCATCCTCGCTGCCACCGACAACTTCTCCAAGGCCAACAAGCTCGGCGAGGGCGGCTTCGGCCCCGTCTACAGA GGCGTGCTGAGCGGCGGCTCCGAGATCGCCGTGAAGCGTCTGTCAGCGCGGTCGCGGCAGGGCGCGGCGGAGTTCCGGAACGAGGTGGAGCTCATCGCCAAGCTGCAGCACCGCAACCTAGTGCGGCTGCTGGGCTGGTGCGCCGAGCGCGAGGAGAAGCTGCTGGTGTACGAGTACCTCCCCAACCGCAGCCTCGACGCCTTCCTCTTCG ATCCGAGCAAGAGTGCGCAGCTTGGGTGGAGCACCCGGCACAACGTGATCCTGGGCATCGCCCGCGGCCTGCTGTACCTCCACGAGGACTCGCTGCTGAAGGTGGTCCACCGGGACCTCAAGGCCAGCAACGTGCTGCTCGACCACAAGATGAGCCCAAAGATCTCCGACTTCGGCATGGCCAAGATCTTCGAGGACGACTCCGACGCGATTAACACGGGCCGCGTCGTCGGGACCTA CGGGTACATGGCGCCCGAGTTCGCGTTGGACGGCGTCTTCTCGGTGAAGTCGGACGTGTTCAGTTTCGGGGTCCTCCTGCTGGAGATCTTGAGCGGGCAACGGAACGGCGCCTTGTACCTCGAGGAACACCAGCAGTCCCTCATCCAAGAC GCATGGAAGCTGTGGAGTGAAGACCGCGCGGCCGAGTTCATGGACCAGTCGCTGGGGCGGTCCTACTCCAAGGACGAGGCGTGGCGGTGCTACCACGTCGGCCTGCTCTGCGTGCAGGAGGACCCCGACGTCCGCCCGACCATGTCCAACGTCCTGCTCATGCTCATCAGCGACCACACCAAGTTACCCGAGCCAGCCATGCCGCCCTTGTTCGCGCGGCTCAGGAACATCTCCTTGCTGGCGCCGCCACTCACCACCAAAACCGAGTCCACCACGTCTCCGCTGTCGATCAACGACGTCTCCATCACCATGATCGAACCGCGATGA
- the LOC100191721 gene encoding liguleless narrow1 isoform X1 gives MDTRITCRWVKGIRRLQVLTRTKGQTRRVTHSQCGRARLRPARLSPFSLLFPQLRCVPLVSTLCCAPLAPAARSLNHHFHSIRFLPTTVCTESRIGQVSAGRSMAQRRLLGTAPAPAGDAASHGSGSSPDAMRIMVGVLVTVIVCTLLYCVYCWRWRKRNAIRRSLLDSLWRRSSSDLPLMDLASILAATDNFSKANKLGEGGFGPVYRGVLSGGSEIAVKRLSARSRQGAAEFRNEVELIAKLQHRNLVRLLGWCAEREEKLLVYEYLPNRSLDAFLFDPSKSAQLGWSTRHNVILGIARGLLYLHEDSLLKVVHRDLKASNVLLDHKMSPKISDFGMAKIFEDDSDAINTGRVVGTYGYMAPEFALDGVFSVKSDVFSFGVLLLEILSGQRNGALYLEEHQQSLIQDAWKLWSEDRAAEFMDQSLGRSYSKDEAWRCYHVGLLCVQEDPDVRPTMSNVLLMLISDHTKLPEPAMPPLFARLRNISLLAPPLTTKTESTTSPLSINDVSITMIEPR, from the exons ATGGACACGCGCATCACCTGTCGCTGGGTCAAAGGTATCCGCCGACTGCAGGTGCTGACAAGGACAAAAGGCCAAACGCGACGGGTGACACACTCACAGTGCGGTCGCGCTCGGCTCCGCCCCGCCCGCCTCTCCCCATTCTCACTTCTTTTCCCCCAGTTGCGTTGCGTGCCCCTCGTTTCCACACTTTGTTGCGCTCCTTTAGCGCCGGCGGCCCGTAGCCTCAATCATCATTTCCATTCCATCCGGTTTCTTCCGACGACGGTGTGTACAGAGAGCAGGATCGGACAAGTCTCTGCTGGTAGAAGCATGGCGCAGCGCCGGCTGTTGGGCACGGCGCCGGCGCCCGCGGGCGATGCGGCGTCGCACGGCTCGGGCTCCAGCCCCGACGCGATGCGGATCATGGTGGGCGTGCTGGTAACGGTCATCGTCTGCACGCTGCTCTACTGCGTCTACTGCTGGCGGTGGCGGAAGCGCAATG CCATCCGGAGATCCCTGCTGGACAGCCTATGGCGGCGGTCGAGCTCGGACCTGCCGCTCATGGACCTCGCCTCCATCCTCGCTGCCACCGACAACTTCTCCAAGGCCAACAAGCTCGGCGAGGGCGGCTTCGGCCCCGTCTACAGA GGCGTGCTGAGCGGCGGCTCCGAGATCGCCGTGAAGCGTCTGTCAGCGCGGTCGCGGCAGGGCGCGGCGGAGTTCCGGAACGAGGTGGAGCTCATCGCCAAGCTGCAGCACCGCAACCTAGTGCGGCTGCTGGGCTGGTGCGCCGAGCGCGAGGAGAAGCTGCTGGTGTACGAGTACCTCCCCAACCGCAGCCTCGACGCCTTCCTCTTCG ATCCGAGCAAGAGTGCGCAGCTTGGGTGGAGCACCCGGCACAACGTGATCCTGGGCATCGCCCGCGGCCTGCTGTACCTCCACGAGGACTCGCTGCTGAAGGTGGTCCACCGGGACCTCAAGGCCAGCAACGTGCTGCTCGACCACAAGATGAGCCCAAAGATCTCCGACTTCGGCATGGCCAAGATCTTCGAGGACGACTCCGACGCGATTAACACGGGCCGCGTCGTCGGGACCTA CGGGTACATGGCGCCCGAGTTCGCGTTGGACGGCGTCTTCTCGGTGAAGTCGGACGTGTTCAGTTTCGGGGTCCTCCTGCTGGAGATCTTGAGCGGGCAACGGAACGGCGCCTTGTACCTCGAGGAACACCAGCAGTCCCTCATCCAAGAC GCATGGAAGCTGTGGAGTGAAGACCGCGCGGCCGAGTTCATGGACCAGTCGCTGGGGCGGTCCTACTCCAAGGACGAGGCGTGGCGGTGCTACCACGTCGGCCTGCTCTGCGTGCAGGAGGACCCCGACGTCCGCCCGACCATGTCCAACGTCCTGCTCATGCTCATCAGCGACCACACCAAGTTACCCGAGCCAGCCATGCCGCCCTTGTTCGCGCGGCTCAGGAACATCTCCTTGCTGGCGCCGCCACTCACCACCAAAACCGAGTCCACCACGTCTCCGCTGTCGATCAACGACGTCTCCATCACCATGATCGAACCGCGATGA